In Candidatus Delongbacteria bacterium, the sequence GTAGAATATACAGCTTGCCCATCATTTATTTTAACCAATTTAATATTATTTTCTTTTTCATAGTTTTCAGAAGCTTTTCTTAGGCCACTATTAAATTCACAATAAGAATCGTAATGAGGAAAGATTTCATAAGGGAAGATATTTAATGCCTCTAGGTCTAATAATTTTATTTCGCTATTCAATTTTTCATCAACATAATTAATAAAATTCAAATTGGGTGATAAGATAAAACTTCCTCCACTATCAGCGATAATAATTTTACCTTCCTTAACTAAATTGATTAAAATTTTATCAACATTCTTTCTTTTCAGTATCTCCAATAAAATGAAAGGGTTTCCTCCTGCAATTTCAATACAATCGTAGTTTTCCAAAATTTTTGGTTTTCTTAATTCCAAATCAATAATATCAATTTTTCCAAAACCAATTATTTTTCCTCTTGAAATTCTTTTGCTAGTTTTTTCAATTTTTTTAGAAAAATCGTTTGTTCCATTCATAATAATTGCTAAAGACGTCTCTTCAATATTTTTTGGAAGAATGGAATAAAAATGTTTAACAAGGTTTACATTTGATAATCCATTTGAAGTAAGTAATACATTTTTCATATTTTACCCTTTCTTTAAATCACTCCAATATTTTCTTGCTCTATTACTTTCTGTAAGAACTTCAATAATGTCAATGGTTGAAAACCACCATTCGTTATTATGCATGGTTTTTCTTATTTCTTTTCCTTTAAATAATGCTATTCTACTTGAAAATTTATATTTTCCATTTCTTTCCCCATTTATTTAATTAGCAATTAGTAAGAACAATGATACAAATATATAAAAGGATATTTCAGTAATTATTAATTTAAAATACTAATTTCTAAAGTATAGAAGTAGCAAGAATTCCTCCGGCAGTATTGTATGAAATATGCATTATTATTGATGGTAATATACTTTTTGTCTTCTCTCTAAAGTATCCAGAAAACAAACCTAAGATCATTGTAAAACCTATTATATGAACGACTTTTAGAATTGATACATTCATGAACAATAACATACTATGATAAACTCCAAATATTATTGATGTTAAAATAACTGGATATGATATATCAAATTTGGAAATTGCAAATGATTTTCCTGTTTTTTTTGATATCAGAGTTTGAAGCCAACTCCGAAAGAAAATCTCTTCAGAAATAGGTATTAATAGCCAATAGATACTTATTCTGATTAAAAGAGAATATTCATTTAAGTAATGACCTTTCCCAATAATAGAACTTGACGTATATGTGGCTATACAAACAAGTAATACGCCAATTATAAATCCTTTAAATATGTTTTTGTAGTTTGTTAATAAAAATCCATATTCTTTAAAATTACCTTTTGATTTTCTTTTTACAAAAATAATAAAAATGAAAATAAAAGAAATCGGGCCTATACTATCATTTATATAATTTATATTTTATCCTTTAGTTTAACTATTAATTTAAACAATTCATAATGATTTGGCATGTTCTCTAACGGTAAATTGTATGAGTAGTGGCAGATTGCGGGTTTATTCCCTGTCAAACCGCTACGCAGTTTGAGCGGACTGTAAACGTTGATATTTAACACATTACCTGCCATTACTTATACAAAATGTTAGCGGTTCGGCATTATTTTTTCAATGTCACCTTATAATTCATTGGAGTATTACAAATATTTGTCAATTCTCCTCTAATTTTTAAAATCTTTCCTTTTTCTGTTTCTTCATCATATTCATATACTCTGTACAAGAAGTATCTATCTTTTTCAATTATACTTTTTTCTAATTCGTTTCTTGTTACAAAGAAGGTTGAATCTTTATTTCCTTTTGTCGTTTTTACTTCAATGTATTTAGGTCTCCCATCCAAGTCAAATGATAAAATATCAAATCCCAATCCATCACCTTTGTTTTTTGCTACGTGCTCAACTTTTTCGGCAAGTTTCTTTTTGCCTTGAGATTCTAAGAACTCCTTTTCATGTTTATAAATCCATA encodes:
- a CDS encoding CPBP family intramembrane metalloprotease, which codes for MNYINDSIGPISFIFIFIIFVKRKSKGNFKEYGFLLTNYKNIFKGFIIGVLLVCIATYTSSSIIGKGHYLNEYSLLIRISIYWLLIPISEEIFFRSWLQTLISKKTGKSFAISKFDISYPVILTSIIFGVYHSMLLFMNVSILKVVHIIGFTMILGLFSGYFREKTKSILPSIIMHISYNTAGGILATSIL
- a CDS encoding Type 1 glutamine amidotransferase-like domain-containing protein, encoding MKNVLLTSNGLSNVNLVKHFYSILPKNIEETSLAIIMNGTNDFSKKIEKTSKRISRGKIIGFGKIDIIDLELRKPKILENYDCIEIAGGNPFILLEILKRKNVDKILINLVKEGKIIIADSGGSFILSPNLNFINYVDEKLNSEIKLLDLEALNIFPYEIFPHYDSYCEFNSGLRKASENYEKENNIKLVKINDGQAVYSTDETYKLI